The DNA region CGTCTCGCGTAGTCACGCGGAACCGAAGGCCAGCGCCAGTCGCCATCCGACATCGCGCAGCTCGGCGGATCGGGCCGCGATGCGGCATACGTGACAGACAGAATCCAGGTGCCTCGAAGAGACTTCCTGCGCAGGGTTGTGAACGGGCGAGATCACGACGTTGATGATCGCCCAGCCTCGACCGAGGTAACCGGCCTAACGGTCTTCGAGACCCCCTGCGGCGGCACCGACATGCGCCCTGTCGAGGGATTCGATTGCAGCGCTCGCTTACGACGGGGAGGAGCCACGGCGTCGGCTGTCGGTCCCCGTTGCATGCTGTATGCTTGTCGTGATAGGGCATCGAAAGCTGCGACCGAGCGCGACCGTATGGGGGTTTGGGCGCCTTGGATAGCGAGGAAGGTCTGCGACTGGCATTGGAGCGATACAGGTTCTATCACATCATCAAACTCACCGATGGAGTATCGACGCCAGGCAACCCCGGGTACGTAGAAACGCAAGACATGTGTATGAAGTACGTGAGATCCCTTGATCTTGAAGGGAAGCGGTGCTCGACGTCGGCTGCCGAGATGGCCTCTTCTCCTTCGCGGCAGAATCGTTCGGGGCACGCGAAGTGATAGGCATAGATAACGACCTATCCATACCTGCCACAGAGTTCCTCATCCCGTACTTTCAGTCGAAGGTCCGAATGGAACGGATGAATGTCTATGATCTGACCCCGGAGTCGTACGGACGATTCGACGTTGTGATCTTTCCGGGAGTCTTGTATCACCTGCGCTATCCATTCAACAGCTTGAAGGCGATCAGGGACGTCATGATTCCTGGTGGCGACTTGATCATAGAGACCGCGATCTGGAGGGGCGACAAGAGGAATGCGCTCCTGTTCTGTCCGATCGGGGACGACAGTCCCTACGAATCGACTAGCTGTACCTTCTTCAATGAGAAAGGACTCGTCGACACCCTGAACTCCATGGGGTTTGAAACGCTGTCGGTCGAGTACCTGCCTCCAGGGAGACCAAGTGCTCCGCGCCGGATGATCAATGCGGGGCGGAGCATCATGGAATCTCTCACACCTTGGATAGGTCGCCCGATAACGAGGGTGACTCGGTGCGTCCTCCACGCCAGGTTTCGCGGCCTCGACACGGAGTCTTTTGAGTTCCAGTACTGGGAGTCGACACATGACTACCACAGCGAGCATGGGGGCTAAGCCGGTCCGTCCCGGCCTACTCCCTATACGGACTCTATCCCGCGCCTCCTGAAGCCGAGCAGGCCGACGAAGGACGCGGCCACCGCGACCACGATCAGGACGACGACCGGCGCCCCCTCGAACGACTCGAGCGGCATACGCGCCGGATGCGCGTACGGTGAGAGGTCCAGCGCCCAGGCGGGCAGGTCGAGTAACTGGCCGAACGTTCCGGCGAAGAGACCGTAGCCGACGAGCACCCACGCCAGCCCGATCGCCCTGGGGAAGACTCCGAACAAGAGGGCGGCCACCCCGAGTACCACGAGCACCGGCGGAACCTGGTTCAGGTGCGCCACGGTGAGGTCGGCGATGAGCGTGTCATCGCCCGTGACCACGGCCGCCCCGACACCGGTGGACACCCCGGTGACGCCCAGCACGATCACGGCCCCAACGGCGCTGACCACGATGTTCCCGCCCAGCCACACCCATCGGCTGACCGGAGTGGCGAGCACGGGCTCCAGGCGGCCCGATGTCTCCTCGCCGCGAAGCCCGACGACGGACAGGACGGCATACGCCCCGGCGATCCACGCCATGTAGAGCGCCATGTAGCCGAGGTAACCGGCGACGAGCTCCTCGGCGCCCCCGAACAGCTCGATGAAGACCGGAGGCAGCTCCTCGAACGCGGACAGCATGGTCTCGGTGAAAGCGCCGAAGAGCAGCCCGGAGACGGTGAGCGCCAGCGTCCACCATAGGGTGCTCGAGCGCTGGAGACGGACGGCGAGAGCGAGCGGCGACCGCAGCCAGCCCGCCGCCTCCGGAGAGCCCCGACGGACGGCGATCAGGCTCGCTCCGACGTCGCGACGGGTCGACACTGCGAACCCGGCCACCGTCATGACGGCCGCGAAGCCGAGCGAGAGCGCGAGCGGCCACCACCTGTCCAGCACGAACGGCGCCGTCTGCTGCGACCACGCCAGCGGCGAGAACCACGAAAGCGTGGTGCCGCCCTCGGCCGCCATGTCCCCGCCCGCCCTGATGACGAACGCGATACCCAGCACCGCGCCGGCCATCCCGGCCGCCGCGCGCGAGAACGCGCTGAGCTGCGCGGTGAGCGCGGCGACGCCGGCGAAGGCCAGACCGCCCGCCGCGACGGAAGCGCCGAACAGCATGGAGCCTTCGGCGCCGAACCCCGCCGCCATCATCGCCGCCACTATGACCACGGCCACGACCGCGTTGTTGACCACCGCGACGATCATGGCCGCGCTCAGGCTGGCGTGCCGTCCGACGACGTTGGCGCGGACGAGCTCGGCCCTGCCCGTCTGCTCCTCCAGCCGCGTATGGCGGACGACGAGCAGGAAGCTCATGAGCACCGACATGATCAGGAAGTACAGCCCGTAGCCGTTGGCGATGAGGCTCTCGTACGTCGGGTCGGTGATCCCGTAGGCGGGTCCCACGAGCAGCCGCCCCACCGGGTCGGCGAAGATCTGAGCGATGGCGCCGAGCTCCTCCTCCGTCCCGTACGCCGCGGGGATCCCCACCACGAGGTACGCGACCAGGAGCGCGAAGCCGCCCGCCCATGCGGTGAGCCGGACCCGGTCCCTGCGGAGCATGAACCTCACGAGCCCCCACGTCCCGGTGAAGGAGCCGCCTCCGGCG from Coriobacteriia bacterium includes:
- a CDS encoding ABC transporter permease translates to MIQGSAVAGSAPATAGGGSFTGTWGLVRFMLRRDRVRLTAWAGGFALLVAYLVVGIPAAYGTEEELGAIAQIFADPVGRLLVGPAYGITDPTYESLIANGYGLYFLIMSVLMSFLLVVRHTRLEEQTGRAELVRANVVGRHASLSAAMIVAVVNNAVVAVVIVAAMMAAGFGAEGSMLFGASVAAGGLAFAGVAALTAQLSAFSRAAAGMAGAVLGIAFVIRAGGDMAAEGGTTLSWFSPLAWSQQTAPFVLDRWWPLALSLGFAAVMTVAGFAVSTRRDVGASLIAVRRGSPEAAGWLRSPLALAVRLQRSSTLWWTLALTVSGLLFGAFTETMLSAFEELPPVFIELFGGAEELVAGYLGYMALYMAWIAGAYAVLSVVGLRGEETSGRLEPVLATPVSRWVWLGGNIVVSAVGAVIVLGVTGVSTGVGAAVVTGDDTLIADLTVAHLNQVPPVLVVLGVAALLFGVFPRAIGLAWVLVGYGLFAGTFGQLLDLPAWALDLSPYAHPARMPLESFEGAPVVVLIVVAVAASFVGLLGFRRRGIESV
- a CDS encoding DUF1698 domain-containing protein — encoded protein: MLDVGCRDGLFSFAAESFGAREVIGIDNDLSIPATEFLIPYFQSKVRMERMNVYDLTPESYGRFDVVIFPGVLYHLRYPFNSLKAIRDVMIPGGDLIIETAIWRGDKRNALLFCPIGDDSPYESTSCTFFNEKGLVDTLNSMGFETLSVEYLPPGRPSAPRRMINAGRSIMESLTPWIGRPITRVTRCVLHARFRGLDTESFEFQYWESTHDYHSEHGG